The DNA region CTTTTTGACTTAAAGAAAAAGCTCAAAATAAAATCCGAAATCTTTCCCGAACAACTCACGCAGGAACAAATCAAAGCCATCAAAACCCTGGAAGATTTCGACAATATCTATACTTCAAAAGCCAACGGATTTGCCGATGCAGACGACTATTACAGGAAAAGCTCTGCAAAGCAGTTTCTAAAAAACATCAAGATTCCCACACTCATCATTAATGCCAAGAATGACAGCTTTCTTTCCGAAAGTTGCTATCCTGTAAATGAGGCCGAAAACAACCCGATTTTATTTTTGGAAATTCCCGATTTTGGCGGCCACGTCGGTTTTGTGGATGAAAATAACGTCTTTTACAACGAAAAAAGGGCGGTAGAGTTTGTCAGGAATTTACAAATGTGAAATTAATCTTACTGAGAATCAGAGTTTTCCACAAAATGATGTGGATAAGTGGTGGATTTTAACATTCTGTTCATGTTTGGTATCATTTTTAATTCTATATTTACCATAGAAATAGAATTCAAAGTGAAAACAGTTTTACTTTCTTCGGTTTCGGAAATATTTTTACTTAATATAAAAGTTTAAGAGAAGCATTGTCGGCTTCTCTTTTTTGTTGTTGTCTAACTAAAAAATGAGATGTTTTATCTGCTGAACCCGCTTCTAAAGAGCGGGTTCTTCTATTCATTAAAACCGAGCAGTTAAATGTTTTTTTTGTGACTCCACCAGGAATCGAACCTGGATCAAAAGTTTAGGAAACTTCTATTCTATCCGTTGAACTATGGAGCCGGGAAACAAAAAAGTTTGACCCCGCATTCGCGGGACAGGAGTTTGGAGTTTGAAGTTTGAGGTCTGTTTCGGGTTTCAAGTTTACTCACAATCTTATTTATTTTTTTATTGAGTTCGTGAATGCTTCGCATTTCAAGTTTGGTGTCTTCAGGTTTCAAGTTGCACACTCTTCAACTCTCCAACTCACTCACTCAAAAACCCACTCACTTCCTATCCACCACAATCCGCTCCCTCCGATTAGCGAGTTCCCACGCAGTGGCGAAAACAAGCTGGGTTCTTTTCTGGAGCGCGTCGTAGTCGATCTTTTCGGGATCGTCGGTTGGTTTGTGGTAGTCTTCGTGAATTCCGTCAAAATAAAAAGCAACAGGAATCCCGTGTTTTGCAAAATTGTAGTGGTCGGAACGGTAATACAAACGTTGCGGATCTTTCGGATCGTCGTATTTATAGTTCAGTTCCAGTTTGGTGTTGGTAGAATTGGCGTACTCGTTGATTTTTTTCAGTTCAGTTGAAAGCATTTCCGAGCCGATCACGTACACATAATCTTTGCCGCAGTTGTCTTTGTCGCACCTTCCAATCATATCGATATTGAGGTTTGCAACCGTATTTGCCAACGGAAAAATTGGGTTGTCCGAGTAATATTTGGATCCGAGCAAACCGTGTTCCTCACCTGTAACGTGCAGGAACAGGACTGAACGTTTTGGACTTTTTCCCATTTTCTTCGCCATTTGAAAAGCTTGGGCAATCTCCAGGAGTGCGACAGTTCCGCTTCCGTCGTCGTCTGCACCGTTGTAGATTTCGCCATTCTGAACTCCGACATGATCGTAGTGTGCAGAAATCACGATTACTTCCTCAGGTTTTTCGGTTCCCTCGATGAATGCGAGAATATTTTCCGATTCGGGCAACTCACCTCTTCTTCCCTTCAACGCTTCTTTCGGAACAATTTGGTAGTAGGAATTCATTTGCTTTGGATGCGAAACTCCCATTTTCTGGTATTGCGAAATGAGGTATCGTCCCGCTTTTTTCTGTCCTTCACTTCCCGTATTTCGTCCCTGCATTTCATCGGAAGCTACGATATACAGGTGCGTTTTCAATTCGTTTGCCGTGATGGATTTGTAGCTTTCCTTAAAGGTTGAACCCGTGTAGGAAAGGTTGGTTGCACAACCTGACAATACAACACCCGCGAAAAGTGGAAGCAGCAGCTTTTTC from Chryseobacterium suipulveris includes:
- a CDS encoding M28 family metallopeptidase; translated protein: MKKLLLPLFAGVVLSGCATNLSYTGSTFKESYKSITANELKTHLYIVASDEMQGRNTGSEGQKKAGRYLISQYQKMGVSHPKQMNSYYQIVPKEALKGRRGELPESENILAFIEGTEKPEEVIVISAHYDHVGVQNGEIYNGADDDGSGTVALLEIAQAFQMAKKMGKSPKRSVLFLHVTGEEHGLLGSKYYSDNPIFPLANTVANLNIDMIGRCDKDNCGKDYVYVIGSEMLSTELKKINEYANSTNTKLELNYKYDDPKDPQRLYYRSDHYNFAKHGIPVAFYFDGIHEDYHKPTDDPEKIDYDALQKRTQLVFATAWELANRRERIVVDRK